From Pandoraea vervacti, the proteins below share one genomic window:
- the glyS gene encoding glycine--tRNA ligase subunit beta, producing the protein MMSTAQRTLLVELLTEELPPKALARLGDAFADGIANGLRARGLVTDTSVITPYATPRRLAVSITNVLDRAPDATIRAKVLPVSVALDANGNPTPPLAKKLAAMGFADLPVASLERAMDGKAEAFFHTYTAPGAQLADALQASLDETLGKLPIPKVMSYQRPDGETVQFVRPVHGLIALHGDTLVPATAIGLASGNKTQGHRFLSAGEVTVANADAYAATLEREGKVLPSFAGRRDAIRAQLLAAAGDDHVVMPDALLDEVTALVEWPAIYACHFEPEFLAVPQECLILTMQTNQKYFALTDKPLADGGRLTNRFLIVSNIATDKPEQIVTGNERVVRPRLADAKFFFEQDKKKPLADRVPLLANVVYHNKLGSQFERTQRLVKLAGAISHMIGADADGVKLAERGALLAKADLLTDMVGEFPELQGTMGTYYARNDGEAADVAQACSEHYQPRFAGDALPASPTGTVVALADKLETLVGIWGIGLQPTGEKDPFALRRHALGIVRMLIEKRLPVLLTELLHVTYQQFTTGVADAGYLGDVYQFVLDRLRGYLRERGYAANEIEAVLAEQPKYLGDLIERLDAVRAFSALPQAEALAAANKRIGNILKKTAPPADGTISPDLLLEPAEKALAAALEKVTPVVEQKFEAREYAQALSALAELRDAVDAFFNDVMVMADEQALRNNRLALLKNLHFQMNRVADLSKLAA; encoded by the coding sequence ATGATGAGCACCGCACAACGCACCCTGCTGGTCGAACTGCTGACCGAAGAACTGCCGCCGAAGGCGCTGGCGCGTCTGGGTGACGCGTTCGCCGACGGCATCGCCAACGGCCTGCGCGCGCGCGGGCTCGTGACCGACACCAGCGTCATCACCCCGTACGCCACGCCGCGCCGTCTGGCCGTCTCGATCACGAACGTGCTCGATCGCGCTCCGGACGCCACCATTCGCGCCAAGGTGCTGCCGGTGTCCGTCGCGCTCGACGCCAACGGCAACCCCACGCCGCCGCTCGCGAAGAAACTCGCCGCGATGGGCTTTGCCGACCTGCCGGTCGCGAGCCTCGAGCGTGCCATGGACGGCAAGGCCGAAGCCTTCTTCCATACCTATACGGCCCCGGGCGCCCAACTGGCCGACGCATTGCAGGCCTCGCTCGACGAAACGCTGGGCAAGCTGCCGATTCCGAAGGTCATGAGCTATCAGCGCCCGGATGGCGAGACGGTGCAGTTCGTGCGCCCGGTGCATGGCCTGATCGCCCTGCATGGCGACACGCTCGTGCCGGCCACGGCCATCGGCCTGGCCTCCGGCAACAAAACCCAGGGACACCGCTTCCTGTCGGCGGGTGAAGTCACCGTCGCCAACGCCGACGCCTACGCCGCCACGCTCGAGCGCGAAGGCAAGGTGCTCCCGAGCTTCGCGGGCCGTCGCGACGCGATCCGCGCGCAACTGCTCGCCGCCGCCGGCGACGACCACGTCGTGATGCCGGACGCGCTGCTCGACGAAGTGACCGCGCTCGTCGAATGGCCCGCGATCTACGCTTGCCACTTCGAGCCGGAATTCCTGGCCGTGCCGCAGGAATGTCTGATTCTGACGATGCAGACGAACCAGAAGTACTTCGCGCTCACCGACAAGCCGCTCGCCGACGGGGGGCGCCTCACGAACCGCTTCCTGATCGTCTCCAACATCGCGACGGACAAGCCCGAACAGATCGTCACGGGTAACGAACGTGTGGTGCGTCCGCGTCTGGCCGATGCGAAGTTCTTCTTCGAGCAGGACAAGAAGAAGCCGCTGGCCGATCGCGTGCCGCTGCTCGCGAACGTCGTCTATCACAACAAGCTGGGTTCGCAGTTCGAGCGCACGCAGCGTCTGGTGAAGCTCGCCGGTGCGATCTCGCACATGATCGGCGCAGACGCTGACGGCGTGAAACTGGCCGAACGTGGCGCGCTGCTTGCCAAGGCGGACCTGCTGACCGACATGGTCGGCGAGTTCCCCGAACTGCAAGGCACCATGGGCACGTACTACGCGCGCAACGACGGTGAAGCCGCCGATGTCGCGCAAGCCTGTTCAGAACACTATCAGCCGCGCTTTGCGGGCGACGCCCTGCCCGCCAGCCCGACCGGCACCGTGGTCGCGCTGGCCGACAAGCTGGAAACGCTCGTCGGCATCTGGGGCATCGGCCTGCAACCGACCGGCGAGAAGGACCCGTTCGCACTGCGGCGCCATGCCCTGGGCATCGTGCGCATGCTTATCGAGAAGCGTCTGCCGGTACTGCTGACGGAACTGCTGCACGTTACGTACCAGCAATTCACGACAGGCGTGGCCGACGCCGGTTATCTGGGCGACGTGTATCAGTTCGTGCTCGATCGTCTGCGCGGCTATCTGCGCGAGCGTGGCTACGCCGCCAACGAGATCGAAGCCGTGCTGGCAGAGCAGCCGAAATACCTGGGCGATCTGATCGAGCGTCTGGACGCCGTGCGCGCGTTCTCGGCACTGCCGCAAGCCGAGGCCCTCGCCGCGGCCAACAAGCGTATCGGTAACATCCTCAAGAAGACGGCGCCGCCGGCCGACGGCACGATCTCGCCGGATCTGTTGCTGGAACCGGCCGAGAAGGCGCTTGCCGCCGCGCTCGAGAAAGTCACCCCGGTGGTCGAGCAGAAGTTCGAGGCACGCGAGTACGCCCAGGCGCTCTCCGCGCTTGCCGAACTGCGCGACGCGGTCGACGCCTTCTTCAACGATGTGATGGTGATGGCCGACGAGCAGGCGCTGCGCAACAATCGCCTCGCGTTGCTCAAGAACCTGCACTTCCAGATGAACCGCGTGGCCGATCTCTCGAAGCTCGCCGCCTGA
- the gmhB gene encoding D-glycero-beta-D-manno-heptose 1,7-bisphosphate 7-phosphatase produces the protein MDSRKDRTPGPAARKLVILDRDGVINVDSDQFIKSTDEWVPLPGSLEAIGRLNQAGYRVVVATNQSGVGRGLFDMATLGAMHAKMSKLAAAAGGRIDAVFFCPHTSVDACDCRKPKPGLFQEIARRYEVDLTGVPAVGDSLRDLQAAAAVGALPHLVLTGKGKKTLAAGDLPEGTRVHDSLAAFVNDLLADEDA, from the coding sequence ATGGATTCGCGCAAAGATCGCACGCCCGGCCCCGCCGCCCGCAAACTCGTGATTCTCGACCGGGACGGCGTCATCAACGTCGACTCGGATCAATTCATCAAGTCCACGGATGAGTGGGTACCGCTGCCCGGCAGTCTGGAGGCCATCGGCCGGTTGAATCAGGCCGGGTATCGCGTGGTCGTCGCGACGAATCAGTCGGGGGTGGGGCGCGGTCTTTTCGATATGGCGACGCTCGGCGCCATGCACGCGAAGATGTCGAAGCTGGCGGCCGCCGCCGGTGGACGCATCGACGCGGTGTTCTTCTGCCCGCATACGTCTGTCGACGCCTGCGATTGCCGCAAGCCGAAGCCCGGACTGTTCCAGGAAATCGCGCGACGCTACGAAGTCGACCTGACCGGCGTGCCGGCCGTGGGCGACTCGTTGCGCGATTTACAGGCCGCGGCGGCCGTGGGGGCGTTGCCGCATCTGGTGCTCACTGGCAAGGGCAAGAAAACGCTCGCGGCCGGCGACCTGCCCGAAGGCACGCGCGTACATGACAGTCTGGCGGCCTTCGTCAACGATCTGCTCGCCGACGAGGACGCTTAA
- a CDS encoding lysophospholipid acyltransferase family protein: MQQLRSILFFIFQIVWTIPYAIACIVSFPFLSRVQRYWFAVGWCKVVIRVGDKLCGMRYRVIGWENLPKTSAILLSKHQSAWETVALPALMPRPLCYVFKRELLYVPFFGWALGLLSMIHIDRRKGTDAFASVVTQGRERLAEGNWIIMFPEGTRTKTGSRNKYKSGGARLATATGTPVVPIAHNAGRVWPRNSFLKFPGEVIVSIGPVIETAGRTAEAVNADVAEWIEREMIRIDPAAYTSKPRTGASDTSDASDTAPRT; the protein is encoded by the coding sequence ATGCAGCAACTTCGCTCGATCCTTTTCTTCATCTTCCAGATCGTCTGGACGATTCCATACGCCATCGCGTGCATCGTGTCGTTTCCGTTCCTGTCGCGCGTGCAGCGTTACTGGTTTGCGGTGGGCTGGTGCAAGGTGGTGATTCGCGTAGGCGACAAGCTGTGCGGCATGCGGTATCGCGTCATTGGCTGGGAGAATCTGCCCAAGACGTCCGCGATTCTGCTCTCTAAGCATCAGTCGGCCTGGGAGACGGTGGCGTTGCCGGCGCTGATGCCGCGACCGCTTTGCTACGTTTTCAAGCGCGAACTGTTGTATGTACCGTTCTTCGGCTGGGCGCTGGGTCTGCTGAGCATGATCCACATCGACCGCCGCAAGGGCACCGACGCGTTTGCGTCGGTCGTGACGCAGGGGCGTGAGCGTCTGGCCGAGGGGAACTGGATCATCATGTTCCCGGAGGGCACGCGTACGAAGACCGGCTCGCGCAACAAGTACAAGTCGGGTGGCGCACGTCTGGCGACGGCAACGGGCACCCCCGTCGTGCCGATCGCGCACAATGCCGGACGCGTCTGGCCACGCAATTCGTTCCTGAAATTTCCCGGGGAAGTGATCGTCTCGATCGGTCCGGTCATCGAGACGGCGGGCCGCACGGCCGAGGCGGTCAACGCCGATGTCGCCGAGTGGATCGAGCGCGAGATGATACGCATCGACCCCGCCGCCTATACGTCGAAGCCGAGGACGGGCGCGTCGGATACATCGGATGCGTCCGACACTGCGCCCCGGACCTGA
- a CDS encoding SprT family zinc-dependent metalloprotease, with protein sequence MELDLFGSPAAEANGVATDAPGAAVPLVAPSASPSAADTSPSTVATTPGAGPRRAPAAGERVIVLDGHALYYRFKRSSRRTIGFMIDESGLAVTAPRWVTIADVEAAVTEKKRWIFSKIAEFRERAARRVIPRVTWIDGATLPYLGHTLTLRLGGRAGVAQYDIHTHTLWLDLPPQAAPEQMRDRVQGWLQQEARKLFTTRLEVYGERLGVRYTALGLSSATTRWGSCSADGRIRLNWRLIHFPLGVIDYVVAHELAHLKEMNHGPRFWQAVASIFPEFEAARDTLKSHAPEWLPEF encoded by the coding sequence ATGGAACTCGATCTGTTCGGCAGCCCGGCGGCAGAAGCCAACGGCGTAGCGACGGACGCGCCCGGCGCGGCCGTACCGCTGGTCGCCCCTTCGGCATCGCCATCTGCCGCCGACACATCCCCCTCCACCGTGGCCACAACGCCCGGCGCCGGTCCGCGACGCGCACCGGCCGCCGGAGAGCGCGTCATCGTGCTCGACGGTCACGCGCTCTACTACCGCTTCAAACGTTCCTCGCGCCGGACCATCGGCTTCATGATCGACGAATCGGGCCTCGCGGTCACGGCGCCGCGCTGGGTCACCATCGCGGACGTGGAAGCCGCCGTCACCGAAAAGAAGCGCTGGATCTTCAGCAAGATCGCCGAATTCCGCGAGCGCGCCGCGCGACGCGTGATTCCTCGTGTCACGTGGATCGACGGCGCAACGCTGCCCTATCTCGGCCATACGCTAACCCTGCGGCTCGGCGGGCGGGCGGGGGTCGCCCAGTACGATATCCACACGCATACGCTATGGCTGGACCTGCCGCCGCAAGCGGCGCCGGAACAGATGCGTGACCGCGTACAGGGCTGGCTCCAACAGGAAGCGCGCAAGCTCTTTACAACGCGACTGGAAGTCTATGGCGAACGCCTTGGCGTGCGCTACACCGCGCTGGGATTATCCTCGGCCACCACGCGCTGGGGCAGCTGCAGCGCAGACGGTCGTATCCGGCTGAACTGGCGTCTCATCCACTTCCCGCTTGGCGTTATCGACTACGTGGTGGCCCACGAACTGGCCCATCTCAAGGAAATGAACCACGGGCCGCGCTTCTGGCAGGCCGTGGCGTCGATCTTCCCGGAATTCGAAGCGGCACGCGACACGCTCAAGTCACATGCGCCCGAGTGGCTGCCGGAGTTCTGA
- the gloA gene encoding lactoylglutathione lyase produces MRMLHTMLRVGDLQRSIDFYTRVLGMQLLRQSENPEYKYTLAFVGYGAESENTVLELTYNWGVDKYEMGTAFGHLAVEVDDAYKACDMIRAAGGKVSREAGPVKGGTTVIAFVEDPDGYKIELIQKHSTKGGL; encoded by the coding sequence ATGCGAATGCTCCATACCATGCTGCGCGTCGGCGACCTGCAGCGCTCGATCGATTTCTACACGCGCGTGCTCGGCATGCAATTGCTGCGTCAGAGCGAGAACCCCGAGTACAAGTACACGCTGGCGTTCGTCGGCTACGGTGCCGAGTCGGAGAACACCGTGCTCGAACTGACCTACAACTGGGGCGTGGACAAGTACGAGATGGGCACGGCCTTCGGCCATCTGGCCGTGGAAGTCGACGACGCGTACAAGGCCTGCGACATGATCCGCGCCGCGGGCGGCAAGGTTTCGCGCGAAGCCGGTCCGGTCAAGGGCGGCACGACCGTCATCGCTTTCGTGGAAGATCCGGACGGCTACAAGATCGAGCTGATCCAGAAACACTCGACAAAGGGCGGCCTGTAA
- a CDS encoding rubredoxin: MYKKGSAVELQFSPSRLNDGAGDPFWIDLTRDEAQALLESLQSHLARSTTDTSGTEPPMIFTLLDPGAVQGAHARAQTQDEAGKAGEATATASDDADAHAATASRQWVCVICGWIYDEAAGYPEDGIAPGTRWEDVPTDWRCPLCDVGKEDFAMVEF, encoded by the coding sequence ATGTACAAGAAAGGCTCTGCCGTCGAATTGCAGTTTTCCCCGTCGCGGCTCAATGACGGCGCAGGCGATCCGTTCTGGATCGACCTGACCCGCGACGAAGCGCAGGCGCTTCTCGAATCCCTCCAATCGCATCTGGCCAGATCGACGACCGACACCTCGGGTACCGAGCCGCCGATGATCTTCACATTGCTCGATCCGGGCGCCGTGCAAGGAGCGCACGCGCGCGCGCAGACACAGGATGAGGCTGGGAAAGCGGGGGAGGCAACAGCGACGGCCTCCGATGACGCCGACGCGCACGCCGCAACGGCATCGCGTCAATGGGTTTGCGTGATTTGCGGGTGGATCTACGACGAAGCCGCCGGCTATCCCGAAGACGGCATTGCGCCCGGCACGCGCTGGGAAGATGTCCCGACCGACTGGCGCTGCCCGCTATGCGACGTCGGCAAGGAAGATTTCGCGATGGTGGAATTCTGA
- a CDS encoding DMT family transporter, with translation MKTTPRPLDATALAIMLGLCMIWGGQQVAVKLAVPVVPAVLQAGLRSVVATVLVGAWMLWRRQRLISGDGTLGAGLLAGALFSLEFLCIFVGLTHTTASRMAVFLYSAPCFTAIGLHWTVPSERLRPMQWLGMALAFCGIVVAFSDGSNTDLAKTWPGDLLGILAGAFWGMTTVVVRASRLAAAAASKTLLYQLAVSAVLLCALALATGKVQIEPMTPTVWISLVYQSIGVAFASYLIWFWLLTRYSAARLASFSFLSPLFGVTFGVLILGESVGWRFGCAVVLVFVGISLVNRRR, from the coding sequence ATGAAAACCACTCCGCGTCCGCTCGACGCCACGGCACTGGCCATCATGTTGGGCTTGTGCATGATCTGGGGCGGCCAGCAGGTCGCCGTCAAACTGGCGGTGCCCGTGGTCCCTGCCGTCTTGCAAGCGGGGCTTCGCTCCGTCGTCGCCACCGTGCTCGTCGGCGCCTGGATGCTATGGCGGCGGCAACGCCTGATCAGCGGCGACGGCACCCTCGGTGCGGGCTTGCTCGCCGGTGCGCTGTTCTCGCTGGAATTCCTGTGCATCTTCGTCGGCCTCACGCACACGACCGCCTCGCGCATGGCCGTTTTTCTGTACTCGGCTCCCTGCTTCACTGCCATCGGCCTGCACTGGACCGTGCCCAGCGAGCGGTTGCGTCCCATGCAATGGCTTGGCATGGCGCTCGCGTTCTGCGGCATCGTGGTGGCATTCTCGGACGGCAGCAACACGGACCTCGCGAAGACCTGGCCCGGTGACCTGTTGGGGATCCTCGCCGGGGCATTCTGGGGGATGACGACGGTCGTCGTACGCGCATCGCGTCTGGCCGCGGCCGCCGCCTCGAAGACACTGCTCTACCAGCTCGCGGTCTCGGCGGTCCTGTTGTGCGCGCTGGCGCTCGCGACGGGGAAGGTGCAGATCGAGCCGATGACGCCCACGGTCTGGATCAGTCTCGTCTACCAGTCCATTGGTGTGGCGTTCGCCAGTTACCTGATCTGGTTCTGGCTGCTCACCCGCTACAGCGCCGCGCGTCTGGCCTCGTTCTCGTTTCTCAGTCCGCTTTTCGGCGTGACGTTCGGCGTGCTGATTCTCGGCGAATCGGTCGGCTGGCGCTTCGGTTGCGCCGTCGTGCTGGTGTTCGTGGGTATCAGCCTTGTGAACCGGCGCCGCTGA
- the rsmA gene encoding 16S rRNA (adenine(1518)-N(6)/adenine(1519)-N(6))-dimethyltransferase RsmA: MSSASKRTGVQQGHVARKRFGQNFLVDMGVIDAIISAISPRTDDLMVEIGPGLGALTTPLTEWLAHLHVVELDRDLVARLTRKFGERVTVHAGDALDFDFGALVPGDRRDEAPLRIVGNLPYNISSPLLFHLMRYAALVRDQHFMLQDEVVERMVAPAGSSNYSRLSVMLQYRYWMDKVLDVPPDAFNPPPKVDSAVVRMIPRAVADLPEVDLDVFEAVVAQAFSQRRKMLRNTLHSYRDRIDFDALGFDLTRRAEDVPVDEYVNLSRAISGAGSQG; this comes from the coding sequence ATGAGTAGCGCATCGAAGCGCACGGGCGTCCAACAGGGCCACGTGGCGCGCAAACGTTTTGGCCAGAATTTTCTCGTCGACATGGGGGTGATCGACGCGATCATCAGCGCGATCTCGCCGCGTACCGACGACCTGATGGTTGAAATCGGACCGGGACTCGGCGCGCTGACCACGCCGCTGACCGAATGGCTCGCGCATCTGCACGTCGTCGAACTCGACCGCGATCTGGTCGCACGGCTCACGCGCAAGTTCGGCGAGCGCGTCACCGTACATGCTGGCGATGCGCTGGATTTCGACTTCGGTGCGCTTGTGCCGGGCGATCGTCGCGACGAAGCGCCGCTGCGCATCGTCGGCAACTTGCCGTACAACATCTCCAGCCCGCTACTCTTCCATCTGATGCGCTACGCCGCGCTCGTGCGCGACCAGCACTTCATGTTGCAGGACGAAGTGGTCGAGCGTATGGTCGCGCCCGCCGGGTCAAGCAACTACAGCCGACTGTCGGTCATGCTCCAGTACCGTTACTGGATGGACAAGGTGCTCGATGTGCCGCCGGACGCTTTCAATCCCCCGCCGAAGGTCGACTCGGCCGTGGTGCGCATGATTCCGCGCGCCGTGGCCGATTTGCCCGAGGTGGACCTCGATGTGTTCGAAGCGGTCGTGGCGCAGGCGTTTTCCCAACGTCGCAAGATGCTGCGCAATACGCTGCACAGCTATCGCGACCGGATCGATTTCGACGCGCTCGGCTTCGACCTCACGCGTCGCGCCGAAGATGTGCCGGTCGACGAATATGTGAATTTGTCACGCGCGATCAGCGGCGCCGGTTCACAAGGCTGA
- the pdxA gene encoding 4-hydroxythreonine-4-phosphate dehydrogenase PdxA: protein MTSDRPFVLAITTGEPAGVGPELTVQALVKCLAASPDSPSDASSLAGCRFAVLGDASLLAARAQAVGLGDAWQDLLASGAVRVVHHPLAAPVTPGSLDAANGRYVLAMLDDAIDGALAGTYDAIVTAPLQKSTINDSGVAFTGHTEYLAERTGTPRVVMMLAGGGLRVALATTHLPLAQVPGAIRRDELLRTLVILNQDLMRHFGVTRPRILVTGLNPHAGESGYLGREEIDVITPALADANAVGIDARGPYPADTLFQPRHLEGADAVLAMYHDQGLPVLKYASFGAGVNVTLGLPIIRTSVDHGTALDLAGTGQADSGSLLEALRTAATMAANAATHAQLSAGTSSDSPAAQPRS from the coding sequence ATGACTTCCGACCGGCCCTTCGTTCTTGCCATCACCACGGGTGAGCCGGCGGGTGTCGGGCCGGAGTTGACGGTGCAGGCACTCGTGAAGTGCCTCGCCGCTTCGCCTGATTCCCCTTCCGATGCTTCCTCGCTCGCCGGCTGCCGGTTTGCCGTGCTCGGCGATGCGTCGTTGCTTGCGGCGCGGGCACAGGCCGTCGGGCTGGGCGATGCGTGGCAGGACCTGCTCGCAAGCGGTGCGGTGCGCGTCGTGCATCATCCGCTTGCCGCGCCGGTGACGCCCGGAAGTCTCGACGCCGCCAATGGCCGCTACGTGCTGGCCATGCTCGACGACGCCATCGACGGGGCGCTCGCAGGAACGTACGACGCCATTGTCACGGCGCCTTTGCAAAAGAGCACGATCAACGACAGTGGCGTTGCCTTTACCGGACATACCGAGTATCTCGCCGAGCGCACGGGTACGCCGCGCGTGGTGATGATGCTCGCGGGCGGAGGACTGCGCGTTGCGCTGGCGACCACGCACCTGCCGCTGGCGCAGGTGCCCGGTGCGATCCGTCGCGACGAACTGCTGCGAACGCTCGTCATTCTCAATCAGGATCTGATGCGTCATTTCGGTGTGACGCGCCCGCGCATTCTCGTGACCGGCCTGAACCCGCATGCGGGCGAATCGGGTTATCTCGGGCGCGAGGAGATCGACGTCATCACCCCCGCATTGGCGGACGCCAATGCGGTCGGTATCGATGCGCGCGGACCCTATCCGGCCGACACGCTGTTTCAGCCGCGTCACCTCGAAGGCGCGGACGCGGTTCTGGCCATGTACCACGATCAGGGCCTGCCGGTGCTCAAATATGCGAGCTTCGGCGCAGGCGTGAACGTCACGCTGGGCTTGCCGATCATCCGGACCTCGGTCGATCACGGCACGGCGCTCGATCTCGCGGGGACGGGCCAGGCCGACAGCGGCAGCCTGCTTGAAGCGTTGCGCACCGCAGCGACGATGGCCGCCAATGCGGCAACGCACGCACAACTGAGCGCAGGCACGAGCAGCGATTCGCCCGCCGCCCAACCGCGTTCATAA
- a CDS encoding peptidylprolyl isomerase → MNDMFVKRASLLASLCLAAGVAVAQPAPVSARAAGAPASSARPVDSIVAVVNDSVITRKELDTRIEEAKHQLTLAKRPIPDADLLQRQVLEQMIVTQVQLQRAKEVGIVVKDADVEQALQRIAADNRLSVAQYKARLAQAGVPWDAFRKEVREQIIMARLRDREVDSQVQVSDSEINSYLAAQRGATAAPTETEYRLSEILVKVPDGASADQVSAAQKKAAEALDKAKAGGDFAALAKQYSDASDAANGGDMGFRIPERIPDLYLNQIQKLQPGTVVPQVLRSNNGFHVIKLVESRKQGGDQGMTVPQIHARHILIPVGDGVSEEAARKKLLDLKTKIEAGQLDFAVAARENSKDGSASQGGDLGWISPGETVPAFERAMSELKDGQISDPVRSEYGYHLIQALGHRESQVSGDQERNLAMQELRGRKADQQYRDWLQQLRDSAYVDYRLSNAQQ, encoded by the coding sequence ATGAATGACATGTTTGTGAAGCGTGCCTCGCTGCTGGCGAGCCTGTGTCTCGCCGCCGGGGTGGCGGTGGCTCAGCCCGCGCCGGTCAGTGCCCGCGCGGCAGGCGCGCCTGCGTCTTCCGCACGTCCGGTCGATTCCATCGTTGCCGTGGTCAACGACAGCGTGATCACCCGCAAGGAACTCGACACGCGTATCGAGGAAGCGAAACATCAACTGACGCTCGCCAAGCGCCCGATACCGGACGCCGACCTGTTGCAGCGTCAGGTGCTCGAACAGATGATCGTCACGCAGGTGCAACTCCAGCGCGCCAAGGAAGTCGGCATCGTCGTGAAGGACGCCGACGTCGAACAGGCCTTGCAGCGTATCGCGGCCGACAACCGTCTGAGCGTCGCTCAGTACAAGGCGCGTCTCGCACAGGCCGGTGTGCCCTGGGATGCCTTCCGCAAGGAAGTGCGCGAACAGATCATCATGGCGCGACTGCGCGATCGCGAGGTCGACAGCCAGGTGCAGGTGAGCGACTCGGAAATCAATTCGTATCTCGCCGCACAGCGCGGCGCCACGGCTGCGCCGACGGAGACGGAATACCGTCTGAGCGAGATTCTGGTAAAGGTGCCGGACGGTGCGTCCGCCGATCAGGTCAGCGCCGCGCAGAAGAAGGCTGCCGAGGCGCTGGACAAGGCGAAGGCCGGTGGTGATTTCGCCGCGCTGGCCAAACAGTATTCGGACGCTTCGGATGCCGCGAACGGTGGCGACATGGGCTTCCGTATTCCCGAGCGTATTCCCGACCTGTACCTGAACCAGATTCAGAAGTTGCAGCCGGGCACTGTCGTGCCGCAGGTGCTTCGCAGCAACAACGGTTTCCACGTCATCAAGCTGGTCGAATCCCGCAAACAGGGCGGCGATCAGGGCATGACGGTGCCGCAGATCCATGCGCGTCACATCCTGATCCCCGTGGGTGACGGTGTCTCGGAAGAGGCTGCACGCAAGAAGCTGCTCGATCTCAAGACGAAGATCGAAGCGGGTCAGCTCGACTTCGCTGTCGCGGCCCGTGAGAACTCGAAGGACGGTTCGGCGTCGCAGGGTGGCGATCTGGGCTGGATTTCGCCCGGCGAGACGGTGCCCGCGTTCGAGCGCGCCATGTCCGAACTCAAGGACGGTCAGATCAGCGATCCGGTGCGCTCGGAGTACGGCTATCACCTGATTCAGGCACTGGGCCATCGCGAGTCGCAGGTTTCCGGCGATCAGGAACGCAACCTCGCCATGCAGGAGCTGCGCGGGCGCAAGGCCGATCAGCAATACCGCGACTGGTTGCAGCAACTGCGCGACAGCGCCTATGTCGACTATCGTCTGAGCAACGCGCAGCAGTAA